The Paenibacillus mucilaginosus 3016 genome includes the window GTCTTCTCCTGCAGCATCCCGGCCACACTGCCTTGATGCAGAATCTCACCCTGGTGAAGCAGGGCCACCCGGTCACAGAGCAGCTCCACATCTTCCAGCAGATGGGTATTGAGGAAGACGGTCTTCCCTTCCCTCCGGAGCTGAATGAGCAGCTCCCGGACCTCCCTGCGGCCCAGAGGATCCAGCGCGGACGCCGGCTCGTCCAGGAACACGACCGGCGGGTCGCTGATCAGCGCACAGGCCAGACCAAGGCGCTGCTGCATGCCCTTGGAGTAGTGCTTCACCCGGTCCCCGGCCCGCTGTCCGATCCCAACGGCATCCAGCAGCTGAAGGATCCGGCGCTCGGCGGCACTCCCCTTCAGCCCGCACAGCTTGGCGTGCAGCTCCAGCACCTCGCGGCCGGTCAGCCACTCCTGATAGCGGAACAGCTCCGGCAGGTAGCCGATCCTCCGCCTCGCCTCCAGCGAGCCGACCGGATGGCCCAGGATGGCTGCGCTGCCCCCCGAGGGGCGGACCAGGCCCACGAGCATCTTCACGAAGGTGCTCTTGCCCGCTCCGTTGGGACCGAGGAAGCCGAAGGCTTCCCCTTGTCCCACCGAAAGCGTGATTCCCCGGCAGCCGAGGCCGCTGCTGTACATTTTGGTTAAGCCTTCGGCCGAAATGGCGGGAATCAAGATCCCATCAGCTCCTTCACCTTGGCCAGCACCGCATCCGCGGTAGGCAGAGCCTGCTGTCCGTTCAGTTCATAGATCATGCCGTTGTGTACCCACAATGCCTCATAGCGGGAATCCGCACCACTTCCGGCCCGGTCCCGGTGGACAAAAACCCTCACCCCGTCCACGGTGAACTGCTGCGTCTGCTTGCCGATCACCACCGGCAGAGGGACATTGCCCTCACGCAGCCCGTTGGAGGCCTCCAAGCTCTTGCGCAGAGGCTCGGGAAGCAGCGGGAACTGCAGCACGGCTTGGGCCGCCTCCTCTACCGGAATGGACGGATCGACGGTGATTACTGGCGCAGCCTGCTGGGCGTACGTATAGGCGCCTTCTTCCGTTTCTACCCGGACCTCCACGCGGTTTCCGAGCTCCAGCGAGATCGGCCGGCCGTCAATGGACTCCGGCAGAAGGGTAACGGCCCCGAGCCGCTTCATGGCTGCGTTCACCTCCGCCACATTCATCTGGAACGTGACCGCATTGGAAGGGGTGACCCCGATCCTCACCCGGCTCCCCTCCTTCGGCAGCTTGACCTTCTGCCCCAAATAACGGGACGCCTCCTCCGCATTCACTTCGCCTGCCGGCACATCCGGTCCCGTCGTCTGCGTGAAGGTGCCGAAGCGGTTGGCCGCTTCTCTCGTCTCCCCTTCGGGCGCCATACCGTCAAAGATCGCCTGGATGTCGTTCTCCGACACGGTGGTGACTTCCTGCATCCGGAATTTGCCCAGAATGGAAGCAAGCGCCTCGTTGCCCGCCGGTGTCGCCAAGACCAGAGCGACGGCGCATACCGCCGCTGCCGAGGCCATCCACTTGCGGCCTCTGCGCAGGGCTTGCATCCATCCGCTTCCCCCGGCTGCCCCTGCTCCTGCCGGAGCTGCCCAGCCGCCTTCCGGTTGAACCGCCGGAACAAGGACCGGCCCCGTCACGAACGGAACGGCACCAGCCCCCTCCGCACTTTCGATTCCTGCATCCGTCTGCCGCGGCACGCTCCAGGCATCCCAATTCGGATGCCGCTCTTCCTTCCTCAGGGCCGAATTCAGCCGGACCCATGCGGCATCGGTCTGCTCATCCTGTTCCCGCTTTCTCTGATCGCTGTCCATGCTCGCGTCCTCCTTTGCTTATTTTGCTTTCCTCTTTACCTGTGCCGCTCCGCCCGCGCACCGCTTCAGCCTCGCCGTAGCCCGCTGGATCAGCATGCCGACAAGGGGCTGCCTGACCTGAAGCCGCTCGGCGATCTCGGCATAGCTGTAGCCCGAATGCCTCAGCAGCAGCACTTCCCGGTCCCGCTCCGACAGCTGGCTCAGCCAGGCCCTTACTTCTTCCTGATCGAGCTTCTGCAGAACTTCCTCTTCCCCTGACCGGCCCTCCGGCCGCGTCTGTACCTCGTGTTCCTGTTTCTCGAGCAGCGCCCTCTCGCGCGTTAATTTGTTCAAGTAATCGTAGGCCGTCCGGGTCAAAACCCGATGAAGCCAGGCTCCCACGGCACCCGGATCATCCGGCGGGGTTCGGTAGAGTCTGAGGAAGACCTCCTGAGCCAAATCCTCGGCAGCCGCCTCATTGCGCACCAACGCCATCAGCTTGCGGCGTACGCTCGGATAATGGGTGTAGAAAACGTCTTGAAATGCATCCCTTTCCGGAAAGTTCATGAGTTTGAGTTGTCCTCCTCTCGGCTGCAGCCATACATAAGACGTCCCGAATGAGGATTTTGTATCAAGGACTACAAAAAAAGCAGCCTTTCCGAAATGGAAAGACTGCCCTTCACCCTGTCTTGCTATATTGGCTGTACTGAGGCTCACCGGCCCGTCCAGCCTTATTTGCCGTATTCGCTCGGATTCGAGCTCCACGCTCTCAGTGCCTGCAGGTCGCTCTCCTGAATGCTGCCGTTCTTCACCGCCACATCGAGCAGGACGGAGTAGTTCGTCAGCGTCTCGAACGGTACGCCGGCTTCGCCGAACGCCGCTTTGGCTTTCTCGAACTGGTAGGAGAAAATGCCGAGTACGCCAAGCGCCTGTGCGCCTGCGTCATTGACCGCGAGAGCAACCTTCAGCGAGCTGCCGCCGGTCGAGATCAGATCCTCGATCACTACGGTCTTCTGGCCGGCCTCGATATGCCCTTCGATCAGGTTCTCCTTGCCGTGGCCCTTCGCTTTATCACGCACATACACCATCGGCAGACCGAGCTTCTGTGCAACCCATGCTGCGTGCGGAATGCCGCCTGTCGCCGCGCCCGCGATGACTTCCGCATCCGGGAAGTTGTCGCGGATCAGCTGGACGAAGCCGTCGGCGATCCGCTCACGGATCTCCGGATAAGAGATCGTCAGGCGGTTGTCGCAGTAGATCGGCGACTTGAGGCCGGACGTCCACGTGAAAGGCTGCTGCGGACGCAGAGCAACCGCTCCGATCTTCAGGAGGTCGGAAGCAATCTGCTCGGCGAGAGCGGGACTTGTAACGATGGTTTTTTGACTCATGGTATCGTCTCCTTTGAATAGGTTGTGTCTGGTTCAAAAAATGGAAGCTCTTAAGGCTTGCTGTCTACTCCGATATCGAAGCGATGATGGCTTCCAGCGCCGCTCTAGGGTCCGCTGCGCCTGTAATCGGCCGTCCGATCACCACGTAATCCGTACCTTGGGCAAAAGCCTCCGGAGGCGTCATGACGCGCGACTGGTCGCCGATATCCGAGCCGGCCGGCCGGATCCCCGGCGTAACGGTAAGAAAGCCGCTGCCGCAGGTTTCCTTGATCCGTACCACCTCGAGCGGGGAAGCGACAACACCGTGCAGTCCCGCCGTGCGGGTCAGCTGGGCATACCGCAGGACAGCTTCCTCCACTGTGCCGGCCAGCCCGATCTCCTCATTCATGACCGCCTGGGAGGTGCTGGTCAGCTGCGTCACGCCGATGACCGCCGGACGCACGGCAGATGCGCCAAGACCCGTCAGCGCCTTGTCCACACCCTCCATGGCGGCTTCCATCATGGCCCGTCCCCCGGCGGCATGCACGTTGAACATATCCACGCCAAGCCGCGTGATGCTCTCCGCCCCGCCCTTGACCGTATTCGGGATATCGTGCATCTTGAGGTCCAGGAAGACATGATAGCCCTTCTCCTTCAAACTGTTGACAAACCCGGGGCTTGCACTGTAGAACAGCTGCATTCCCACCTTCATGTAACAGGGAATCCCCGCCAGGGATTCCACCAACGCCTGCGCCTGCTCCGCATGCGGATAATCCAGGGCCACCATAATCCGCTGTGCTGCGTTCGACATCCGGCTCCGCCTCCTTGTAGGGGTTCAACTGGTGAGATTTATGTAAGACCGGGCCACAATCATGGCCCAAGCATGGGATTAGCACAGTCTCCCATAAGGCTCGGGGATCCTGTGCTAATCGGGTTCAGATCATTTAAGCGTGAACGACCGGCATAGCCGTCGATTGGAAGTAGATCGACTCCAGTACGTGGAGCAGCGCCTTCACCGTATCGAGCGAGGTCATGCACACGACGCCGTTCTCCACCGCTTCGCGGCGGATCCGGAAGCCGTCGCGCTCCGGTGTTTTGCCCTTCGTCAGGGTGTTCACCACGAAGTGCGCTTCGCCGCCGCGGATCAGGTCAAGAATGTTCGGCGTGCCTTCGCTCAGCTTGTGAACGCGGGTCACCTTCAGACCGGCATCCTCAAGCGTCTGCGCCGTGCCGCCTGTCGCGATGATGCGGTAGCCGAGCCGGTCGAAGCCGCGGAAGATCTCCGTCGCTTCCTCTTTGTCCTTATCGGCGATCGTCGCGATAATCGCGCCGGCCGGCGGCACCTTCATGCCGGAGCCGATGAAGCCTTTGTACAGCGCCTTGGCGAACGTTTTGTCGCGGCCCATGACTTCGCCTGTCGATTTCATCTCCGGTCCGAGCGTCGTGTCTACGCGGCGCAGCTTCGCGAAGGAGAAGACCGGCACTTTCACCGATACATAATCATCTTCCGGCCACAGGCCCGTTTCGTAGCCCATGCTCGCGAGCGATTCGCCCGTGATGACGCGGGTGGCGATGTTGGCCATCGGAATCTTCGTCACCTTGCTCAGGAACGGCACGGTCCGCGAGGAACGAGGGTTCACCTCGATCACGTACACTTCATCCTGGAAGATAACGAACTGGATATTGACGAGACCGACGATCTGCAGGCCTCTGGCAATCTTCGTCGTGATGTCGACGATCTTCGCTTTGAGCTCTTCCGAAACCGTCTGCGGCGGATATACCGAGATGGAGTCACCGGAGTGAACGCCCGCTCTCTCGACGTGTTCCATGATACCCGGAATCAGAACGGTCTCTTTGTCGCAGATCGCGTCGACTTCCACTTCCTTGCCGAGCATGTAGCGGTCGATCAGAACCGGATGCTCCGGATTGATCGTCACGGCGTACTCCATGTAGCTCAGGAGCTCTTCATCGGAGTAAACGATCTCCATCGCGCGGCCGCCCAGTACGTACGAAGGACGGACGAGAACCGGATAACCGAAGCGCGAAGCCATGCCCACCGCTTCGTCCACGGAAGTAACCGTGCCGCCCGGCGGCTGGGCGATGTCCAGCTTGCGCAGCAGCGCTTCGAACTTCTTGCGGTCTTCCGCCGCATCGATGTTCTCCAGATCGGTACCCAGGATGCGCACGCCGGCTTTGGCCAGCGGTGCCGCCAGGTTGATGGCCGTCTGGCCGCCGAACTGGACGATAACGCCGATCGGCTTCTCGCGCTCGATGATGTTCATGACATCCTCGAAGAAGAGCGGCTCGAAGTACAGGCGGTCGGACGTATTGAAGTCCGTCGATACCGTCTCCGGGTTGTTGTTGATGATGACCGCTTCGTAGCCCGCGTTCTGGATCGCCCATACCGCGTGAACCGTCGAGTAGTCAAACTCGATGCCCTGGCCGATCCGGATCGGACCGGAGCCGAGCACGACGATCTTCTGCTTCTCGGTTTCTTTCACTTCATCTTCCACTTCATACGTGGAGTAGTAGTAAGGTGTCGTTGCTTCGAACTCGGCTGCGCACGTATCGACCATCTTGTAGACCGGCTTCAGGCCGAGGCCGAGGCGGTAGGAACGGACGTCCGCTTCCTTCGTCAGGTTGAGCCCATTGCTTGCGGCCGCGCGGATCTCGGCGATCGCACGGTCCGTGAAGCCTTTGCGCTTCGCTTCGAGCAGCAGCTCTTCGGTCAGCTCCGGCTGGAGCAGCTCGGCTTCGAACTTGATCATCTTCTCGAGCTTGTGCAGGAACCACCAGTCGACCTTCGTCAGATCCTGCAGCTGCTGCACGGTGTATCCGCGGCGCAGCGCCTCGGCGATAAGGAACATGCGCTCGTCGTCCGGCTTCACAAGACGCAGCTCCAGCGTCGCCTGGTCAAGCTTGTCGGTATCCTTCAGGCAGAGGCGGTGTACACCGATCTCCAGGGAACGGATCGCCTTGTGGATCGACTCTTCGAAGGTCCGGCCGATCGCCATGACTTCACCTGTTGCCTTCATCTGCGTACCGAGCTTCCGGTTCGCCGCCGTGAACTTGTCGAACGGCCAGCGCGGAATCTTCGATACGATGTAGTCGAGCGTAGGCTCGAAGCAGGCATACGTCTGGCCCGTTACCGGGTTCACGATCTCATCGAGCGTGTAGCCGATCGCGATCTTCGCCGCCATCTTGGCAATCGGATAACCGGTTGCCTTGGAAGCCAGGGCCGAGGAACGGCTGACACGCGGGTTCACTTCGATAACATAGTACTGGTAGGAATGCGGGTCCAGTGCGAACTGCACGTTGCAGCCGCCCTCAATGCTCAGGGCGCGGATGATCTTCAGCGATGCCGAACGGAGCATCTGGTACTCGCGGTCGGACAGCGTCTGGCTCGGCGCTACGACGATACTATCGCCGGTATGTACGCCGACCGGGTCGAAGTTCTCCATGTTGCAGACCACGATACAGTTATCGTTCGCGTCCCGCATGACTTCGTATTCGACTTCCTTCATGCCCGCGATGCTTTTCTCGACCAGACACTGGTTGATCGGGCTGTACCGGATCCCGGAAGCGACGGTCTCGATCAGCTCTTCTTCATTGGCGCAGATCCCGCCGCCCGTACCGCCGAGCGTATAAGCCGGACGCACGATGATCGGGAAGCCGATTTCGTTCGCGAAGTCAACCGCTTCCTGCACCGTCGTCACGATGACGCTCTCCGGCACCGGCTGCTCGAGCTCGCGCATCAGGTCGCGGAACAGGTCGCGGTCCTCGGCCTTCTCGATCGCCGTCAGCTGGGTGCCGAGCAGCTTGACGTTCTCGCGCTCAAGCACGCCCGCACGTGCCAGTTCTACCGCCATGTTCAGGCCCGTTTGGCCTCCCAGCGTAGGGAGAAGTCCGTCCGGACGCTCCTGGCGGATGATCTGGGTTACAAATTCAAGGGTGATCGGTTCGATATATACTTTGTCGGCCATGTTCGTATCGGTCATGATTGTGGCCGGGTTGGAGTTGATCAGAACAACTTCGTAGCCTTCTTCTTTGAGTGCCTGGCAGGCTTGGGTGCCGGCATAGTCGAATTCCGCCGCTTGTCCGATGACGATAGGTCCCGAACCGATAACGAGGATTTTTTTGAGCGAATTATTTTTCGGCATAGTGCAGCTCCCCTTTCGATACGGATGTGTACTCCGTGCTGCCCGCTTGGTAAATCGCGGCGATCTGCGCCTGTCTTGGCAGCATCGGATGGTTGGCTTTATGGTCGCGGATCAGCTGAAGGAAGTCGTCGAACAGATAGCTCGAGTCGAACGGTCCCGGAGCCGCTTCCGGATGGTATTGTACCGAGAAGGCCGGATACTTCTTATGACGCAGGCCTTCGATGGTCCGGTCGTTGTTGTTGATATGCGTAACTTCCAGCTCGGTACCGGCAATGGATTCTTCTTTCACCGTGTAGCCGTGGTTCTGGGAGGTAATGTAGCAGCGGCCGGTAGCCAGATCCTTCACCGGATGGTTGCCTCCGCGGTGGCCGAACTTGAGCTTCTCGGTATCGGCGCCGGCAGCCAGTGCGAACAGCTGGTGTCCGAGGCAGATGCCGAAGATCGGGAATTCGCCGAGCAGCTGGGCGACCGTCTTCACCGCATGCTGTACATCCTTCGGATCCCCAGGGCCGTTGGAGAGCAGCACGCCGTCCGGAGCGATACGGCGG containing:
- the pyrF gene encoding orotidine-5'-phosphate decarboxylase; this translates as MSNAAQRIMVALDYPHAEQAQALVESLAGIPCYMKVGMQLFYSASPGFVNSLKEKGYHVFLDLKMHDIPNTVKGGAESITRLGVDMFNVHAAGGRAMMEAAMEGVDKALTGLGASAVRPAVIGVTQLTSTSQAVMNEEIGLAGTVEEAVLRYAQLTRTAGLHGVVASPLEVVRIKETCGSGFLTVTPGIRPAGSDIGDQSRVMTPPEAFAQGTDYVVIGRPITGAADPRAALEAIIASISE
- the carB gene encoding carbamoyl-phosphate synthase large subunit → MPKNNSLKKILVIGSGPIVIGQAAEFDYAGTQACQALKEEGYEVVLINSNPATIMTDTNMADKVYIEPITLEFVTQIIRQERPDGLLPTLGGQTGLNMAVELARAGVLERENVKLLGTQLTAIEKAEDRDLFRDLMRELEQPVPESVIVTTVQEAVDFANEIGFPIIVRPAYTLGGTGGGICANEEELIETVASGIRYSPINQCLVEKSIAGMKEVEYEVMRDANDNCIVVCNMENFDPVGVHTGDSIVVAPSQTLSDREYQMLRSASLKIIRALSIEGGCNVQFALDPHSYQYYVIEVNPRVSRSSALASKATGYPIAKMAAKIAIGYTLDEIVNPVTGQTYACFEPTLDYIVSKIPRWPFDKFTAANRKLGTQMKATGEVMAIGRTFEESIHKAIRSLEIGVHRLCLKDTDKLDQATLELRLVKPDDERMFLIAEALRRGYTVQQLQDLTKVDWWFLHKLEKMIKFEAELLQPELTEELLLEAKRKGFTDRAIAEIRAAASNGLNLTKEADVRSYRLGLGLKPVYKMVDTCAAEFEATTPYYYSTYEVEDEVKETEKQKIVVLGSGPIRIGQGIEFDYSTVHAVWAIQNAGYEAVIINNNPETVSTDFNTSDRLYFEPLFFEDVMNIIEREKPIGVIVQFGGQTAINLAAPLAKAGVRILGTDLENIDAAEDRKKFEALLRKLDIAQPPGGTVTSVDEAVGMASRFGYPVLVRPSYVLGGRAMEIVYSDEELLSYMEYAVTINPEHPVLIDRYMLGKEVEVDAICDKETVLIPGIMEHVERAGVHSGDSISVYPPQTVSEELKAKIVDITTKIARGLQIVGLVNIQFVIFQDEVYVIEVNPRSSRTVPFLSKVTKIPMANIATRVITGESLASMGYETGLWPEDDYVSVKVPVFSFAKLRRVDTTLGPEMKSTGEVMGRDKTFAKALYKGFIGSGMKVPPAGAIIATIADKDKEEATEIFRGFDRLGYRIIATGGTAQTLEDAGLKVTRVHKLSEGTPNILDLIRGGEAHFVVNTLTKGKTPERDGFRIRREAVENGVVCMTSLDTVKALLHVLESIYFQSTAMPVVHA
- the pyrE gene encoding orotate phosphoribosyltransferase, whose product is MSQKTIVTSPALAEQIASDLLKIGAVALRPQQPFTWTSGLKSPIYCDNRLTISYPEIRERIADGFVQLIRDNFPDAEVIAGAATGGIPHAAWVAQKLGLPMVYVRDKAKGHGKENLIEGHIEAGQKTVVIEDLISTGGSSLKVALAVNDAGAQALGVLGIFSYQFEKAKAAFGEAGVPFETLTNYSVLLDVAVKNGSIQESDLQALRAWSSNPSEYGK
- a CDS encoding ABC transporter ATP-binding protein — encoded protein: MIPAISAEGLTKMYSSGLGCRGITLSVGQGEAFGFLGPNGAGKSTFVKMLVGLVRPSGGSAAILGHPVGSLEARRRIGYLPELFRYQEWLTGREVLELHAKLCGLKGSAAERRILQLLDAVGIGQRAGDRVKHYSKGMQQRLGLACALISDPPVVFLDEPASALDPLGRREVRELLIQLRREGKTVFLNTHLLEDVELLCDRVALLHQGEILHQGSVAGMLQEKTRWRFRVGGFLLSGLAELCRAANLPITLSEEGGEGGLESVWLEAEVESDEQLGWVNHQLMAHGLTLYEVVPAKNKLDEWFYGAVAGRAQGREQG
- a CDS encoding sigma-70 family RNA polymerase sigma factor, with the protein product MNFPERDAFQDVFYTHYPSVRRKLMALVRNEAAAEDLAQEVFLRLYRTPPDDPGAVGAWLHRVLTRTAYDYLNKLTRERALLEKQEHEVQTRPEGRSGEEEVLQKLDQEEVRAWLSQLSERDREVLLLRHSGYSYAEIAERLQVRQPLVGMLIQRATARLKRCAGGAAQVKRKAK